From Antennarius striatus isolate MH-2024 chromosome 14, ASM4005453v1, whole genome shotgun sequence, the proteins below share one genomic window:
- the ndufb9 gene encoding NADH dehydrogenase [ubiquinone] 1 beta subcomplex subunit 9 isoform X2, whose product MCSCLNLRDKYRFYACLLRARFDENKYEKDLVKATKLLKEGEQEFWANQHPQPYIFPDSPGGTSYERYETYKVMDWVLDYWHPSEKAQYPDYFAKREQWKKLRLESWDKEVAQLEAETAAGNLTTDALPPARKEGHLPPLWWQYVTRPRERP is encoded by the exons ATGTGTTCCTGCCTCAACCTGAG AGACAAGTACCGGTTCTACGCCTGCCTGCTGAGAGCCCGCTTCGACGAGAACAAGTATGAGAAGGACCTGGTGAAGGCCACCAAGCTGCTGAAGGAGGGGGAGCAGGAGTTCTGGGCCAACCAGCACCCCCAGCCCTACATCTTCCCTGACTCCCCAGGAGGAACCTCCTACGAGAGATACGAGACCTACAAG GTCATGGACTGGGTCCTGGACTACTGGCACCCCTCGGAGAAGGCCCAGTACCCCGACTACTTTGCCAAGAGGGAGCAGTGGAAGAAACTGAGACTGGAGAGCTGGGACAAGGAG GTGGCCCAGCTGGAGGCTGAGACCGCAGCTGGAAACCTGACCACTGACGCCCTGCCCCCCGCCCGCAAGGAGGGCCACCTGCCCCCCCTGTGGTGGCAGTACGTCACCCGCCCCAGGGAGCGCCCCTAG